In Methanobrevibacter oralis, a single window of DNA contains:
- a CDS encoding V4R domain-containing protein, producing the protein MSEQKPIQIFSNPNENIGVNVIKSPVKLTILEMLRNNAMEFDEIVNNVGKSKSTVSVHLKSLREDGIISYKVHPVDNRKKIFYLNSKYLGSVDLKEKKELDEVKPDYIIQNLIDNSEDFSILLFHTIKSMLIQEGINIDPIMQSAGNSIGKSIFRKLYNDDLDVFLSNVSKYWEDNKLGKLSFDIGQIIKVTNYDCFECKLLPKTGKPACFLDVGIFESLFTEFFQLPVSVIEIQCYTMGDNKCVFEVEPLNTAI; encoded by the coding sequence ATGAGTGAACAGAAACCAATACAAATTTTTTCCAATCCCAATGAAAACATTGGGGTCAATGTTATTAAAAGTCCTGTCAAACTCACTATTTTAGAAATGCTTAGAAATAATGCAATGGAATTTGACGAAATTGTTAATAATGTAGGTAAATCCAAATCAACAGTTTCAGTCCATTTAAAAAGTTTAAGAGAAGATGGGATAATTTCATATAAAGTTCACCCTGTTGATAATAGAAAGAAAATTTTTTATTTAAATTCCAAATATCTTGGTTCTGTTGATTTAAAAGAAAAAAAAGAATTAGATGAGGTTAAACCTGATTATATAATTCAAAATTTAATTGATAACAGTGAAGATTTTTCAATATTATTGTTTCATACAATAAAATCAATGCTTATACAGGAAGGAATTAATATTGATCCAATTATGCAATCTGCAGGTAACAGTATAGGTAAATCTATATTTCGAAAACTTTATAATGATGATTTAGATGTATTTTTAAGTAATGTTTCTAAATATTGGGAAGATAATAAATTAGGTAAACTTTCTTTTGATATTGGTCAAATAATTAAAGTTACTAATTATGATTGTTTTGAGTGTAAATTACTTCCTAAAACTGGAAAACCAGCTTGTTTTTTAGATGTTGGTATTTTTGAATCATTATTCACTGAATTTTTCCAATTACCTGTAAGTGTAATTGAAATTCAATGTTATACAATGGGTGATAACAAATGTGTTTTTGAGGTGGAACCTCTTAACACAGCTATTTAA
- the cobI gene encoding precorrin-2 C(20)-methyltransferase produces the protein MAETGKLIGIGVGPGDTELLTLKAARVLKTVPVIFSPKSAKEKESIALSIVKPIIEERSDYKRLMVVEPIFPMIEDLKELERCWNSAAEMIAQYLDSGRDVAFITLGDSSVFSTYAYVQKKLIERYEIETIPGITSFTACAATKNKPLVEKNDILTIVPKIDDRLEKILEYSDSVVLMKASRNTSELESIIKNKDRHKEIYSVQNCTRENEKIIEGFSHEKPYLTTTIINFEDE, from the coding sequence ATGGCAGAGACAGGAAAATTAATAGGAATTGGCGTTGGCCCCGGTGATACTGAATTATTGACCTTAAAAGCTGCAAGAGTATTAAAAACTGTTCCAGTAATCTTTTCACCAAAATCCGCTAAAGAAAAAGAGAGCATTGCTTTGTCAATTGTTAAACCTATTATTGAAGAAAGAAGCGATTATAAAAGATTAATGGTTGTAGAACCAATATTTCCAATGATTGAAGATTTAAAAGAACTTGAAAGGTGTTGGAATAGTGCTGCAGAAATGATAGCCCAATACCTAGATAGTGGAAGAGATGTAGCATTCATTACACTTGGAGATTCATCAGTATTTAGTACCTACGCTTATGTTCAGAAAAAATTAATTGAAAGATATGAAATAGAAACAATACCTGGAATAACTTCATTTACTGCTTGTGCAGCTACTAAAAACAAGCCTCTTGTTGAAAAAAATGATATTTTAACTATCGTTCCTAAAATAGATGATAGATTAGAAAAAATATTAGAATATAGTGATTCAGTAGTATTAATGAAAGCTTCAAGAAATACCTCTGAATTAGAATCTATTATTAAAAATAAGGATAGACATAAAGAAATATACTCTGTTCAGAATTGTACTAGAGAAAATGAAAAAATAATTGAAGGATTTTCTCATGAAAAACCTTATTTAACAACTACCATTATCAATTTTGAAGATGAATAA
- a CDS encoding ferritin-like domain-containing protein: MAIEHEHKIGITKGTKVEKEVQNNFMGETQEVGIYLAMSRQASREGYGELAEVFKRLAWEEAEHAARFCEMNGIIKDTLKENIEWMMGGEKMANAEKREASEIAAEENIEVAADFFRDSSRDEGRHYKILEGILKRYF; encoded by the coding sequence ATGGCAATTGAACATGAACATAAAATTGGTATAACCAAAGGAACAAAAGTAGAAAAAGAAGTTCAAAATAACTTTATGGGTGAAACCCAAGAAGTAGGAATTTACTTAGCTATGTCTAGACAAGCTTCTAGAGAAGGTTATGGGGAATTAGCTGAAGTATTTAAAAGATTAGCATGGGAAGAAGCTGAACATGCTGCTAGATTCTGTGAAATGAATGGAATTATCAAAGACACTCTTAAAGAAAACATCGAATGGATGATGGGTGGAGAAAAAATGGCAAATGCTGAAAAAAGAGAAGCTTCTGAAATTGCTGCAGAAGAAAATATTGAAGTAGCTGCTGATTTCTTCAGAGATAGTTCTAGGGACGAAGGTCGCCATTATAAAATATTAGAAGGAATTTTAAAAAGATACTTCTAA
- a CDS encoding FprA family A-type flavoprotein — protein MKANAIKIADGVYWIGVLDWDIRSYHGYTLDGTTYNAYIVFGEDEVAIIDNAYPGKTKEIMARVEDAFAQEGREVKVDYIIQNHVEKDHSGVLVDLHRKFPEAPIYCSEIAVKGLLKHYPALEGAEFITVGTGDSLNVGGRTLAFLDAFLLHWPDSMFTLLADETGILFPNDAFGQHLCYTKRFDNEVPEYVLMDAAQKFYANLITPLSKLVLKKLNEVVELGLLDQIKMIAPSHGQIWTDPMKIIGAYQNWATGVCEDKITIIYDTMHYSTQQMAHEIAEGAIAEGYDVEIFYLHEDERSEIVKSILTSKGIAIGDPTINDVPYPSMGDIMYYLKGLLFNRTGIKRKAVTFGSMGGRGGSPFKLADELNNCGFEVVESQEIYFVPTAEEENASFELGRTLANACKEL, from the coding sequence ATGAAGGCAAACGCGATAAAAATTGCTGATGGAGTATACTGGATTGGTGTACTCGATTGGGATATAAGAAGTTACCATGGATATACCTTAGATGGAACAACTTATAATGCATATATTGTATTTGGTGAAGATGAAGTGGCTATCATCGACAATGCATATCCAGGTAAAACAAAAGAGATTATGGCACGTGTGGAAGACGCATTCGCACAAGAAGGAAGAGAAGTAAAAGTTGACTACATTATTCAAAATCATGTAGAAAAAGACCACTCTGGTGTTTTAGTAGATTTACATAGGAAATTCCCTGAAGCTCCTATTTATTGTAGTGAAATTGCAGTAAAAGGTCTTTTAAAACATTACCCTGCATTAGAAGGAGCTGAATTTATTACTGTAGGAACTGGTGACAGTTTAAATGTTGGTGGAAGAACTTTAGCGTTCTTAGATGCATTTTTATTACATTGGCCTGACAGTATGTTTACATTGCTTGCTGATGAAACTGGAATTTTATTCCCTAACGATGCGTTTGGTCAACACTTATGTTACACTAAAAGATTTGATAATGAAGTCCCAGAATATGTTTTAATGGATGCAGCACAAAAATTCTATGCAAACTTAATTACACCACTTTCAAAATTAGTACTTAAAAAATTAAATGAAGTGGTTGAATTAGGTTTATTAGATCAAATTAAAATGATTGCACCATCTCACGGTCAAATCTGGACTGATCCAATGAAAATCATTGGTGCATACCAAAACTGGGCAACTGGTGTATGTGAAGATAAAATTACTATTATTTATGATACAATGCACTACTCTACCCAACAAATGGCACATGAAATTGCAGAAGGTGCAATTGCAGAAGGATACGACGTAGAAATCTTCTACTTACATGAAGATGAAAGAAGTGAAATTGTAAAAAGTATATTAACTAGTAAAGGAATAGCTATTGGAGACCCAACAATTAATGATGTACCCTATCCAAGTATGGGGGACATTATGTATTACTTAAAAGGTCTTTTATTCAACAGAACTGGAATCAAAAGAAAGGCAGTTACATTTGGTTCGATGGGTGGAAGAGGAGGATCTCCTTTTAAACTTGCAGATGAATTAAACAATTGTGGATTTGAAGTTGTTGAATCTCAAGAAATTTACTTTGTACCAACTGCAGAAGAAGAAAATGCAAGCTTTGAATTAGGTAGAACATTAGCTAATGCATGTAAAGAATTATAA